In Verrucomicrobiia bacterium, a single window of DNA contains:
- a CDS encoding BMC domain-containing protein, which translates to MAQQAIGMIECKGLCALLEAADAALKSANVTLTGWEKIGSGYVTGFFRGDVAAVKAATDAGAAAAAQVGSVVSVQVIPRPHEGLAGLGKWLQQ; encoded by the coding sequence ATGGCTCAACAAGCAATTGGAATGATCGAATGCAAAGGCCTGTGTGCCTTGCTCGAAGCCGCTGATGCGGCCCTCAAGTCCGCCAACGTCACGCTCACTGGCTGGGAGAAAATCGGCAGCGGCTATGTCACGGGATTTTTCCGCGGCGACGTCGCAGCCGTGAAGGCCGCCACCGACGCAGGCGCTGCAGCGGCTGCGCAGGTTGGCTCAGTGGTCAGCGTGCAAGTGATCCCGCGGCCGCACGAAGGCCTCGCAGGGCTCGGCAAGTGGTTGCAGCAATGA